A part of Brassica rapa cultivar Chiifu-401-42 chromosome A05, CAAS_Brap_v3.01, whole genome shotgun sequence genomic DNA contains:
- the LOC103868363 gene encoding ABC transporter G family member 41 isoform X4 yields the protein MAQTGADDDEKAQSLQAEFASGDDKEELRSQWATVERLPTYKRITTALFQRRDESSDKGRVIDVTKLEAAERHLLIEKLVKQIQADNLHLLRKIRKRIDEVGIELPTVEVRFSDLSVEAECEVVHGKPIPTLWNSVKGILSEFICSKKETKISILKGLSGIVRPGRMTLLLGPPGCGKTTLLQALSGRLAPSVKVGGEVSYNGCLLSEFIPEKTSSYISQNDLHIPEMSVRETLDFSACCQGIGSRMEIMKEISRREKVREIVPDPDIDAYMKAISVIGLKNNMQTDYILKILGLDICADTRVGDASRPGISGGQKRRLTTGELVVGPATTLFMDEISNGLDSSTTFQIVSCLQQLAHIAGATILVSLLQPAPETFELFDDVILMGEGKIIYHAPRADICRFFEDFGFKCPERKGVADFLQEVMSKKDQEQYWCLRDKPYSYISVDSFIDKFQESNLGVLVKEELSKPFQKSQSRKDGLCFRKYSLGKWEMLKACSRREYLLMKRNSFIYLFKSGLLVFNALVTMTVFLQAGATTDARHGNYLMGSLFTALFRLLADGLPELTLTLSRMGVFCKQKDLYFYPAWAYAIPSIFLKIPLSVFDSFLWTLLTYYAIVYSPEVGRFFRQFLILFTFNISCVSMFRAIAAIFRTFVASSIIGAISVLFLSSFGGFVIPKSSMPAWLEWGFWISPLSYAEIGLTANEFYAPRWRKLISGNTTAGEQVLDVRGLNFGRHSYWIGFAALIGFIFFFNVLYALALTYRNNPQRSRAIVSHGKNIQPSDEDFKPCPSRAKTGKIILPFKPLNVTFQNVQYQIETPQGKKRQLLSDVTGALKPGVLTSLMGVSGAGKTTLLDVLSGRKTRGDIKGEIRVGGYPKVQETFARVSGYCEQFDIHSPNITVEESLKYSAWLRLPYNIDSKIKNELVNEVLETVELEDIKYSMVGLPGVSGLSTEQRKRLTIAVELVANPSIIFMDEPTTGLDARAAAIVMRAVKNVAETGRTVVCTIHQPSIDIFETFDELILMKNGGQLVYYGPLGKHSSKVIDYFERIPGVPKIQKNCNPATWMLDITSKYTEEQLGMDFAQAYKDSTLYKENKLVVEKLSSSSLGSEDLSFPSRFSQTGWGQLKACLWKQHCSYWRNPSHNLTRIVFMFLNSTLCGLLFWQKAKDINNQQDLFSIFGSMYTLVIFSGINNCATVMNFIATERNVFYRERFARMYSSWAYSFSQVLVEIPYSLLQSLLCTIIVYPMIGYHMSVYKMFWSWYSTFCSLLVFNYCGMLMVALTPNIHMALTLRTTFFSMVNLFAGFTIPKQKIPKWWIWMYYLSPTSWVLEGLLNSQYGDVDKEIIAFGETKRVSAFLVDYFGYRHDSLALVAFVLIAFPIVVASLFAFFMSKLNFQKK from the exons ATGGCTCAAACAGGTGCAGATGATGATGAAAAGGCACAGTCTTTACAAGCTGAGTTTGCTTCTGGCGATGACAAGGAGGAGCTTCGGTCGCAGTGGGCTACAGTTGAGAGATTACCTACGTATAAAAGGATTACTACTGCTCTGTTTCAGAGAAGAGATGAATCTTCGGATAAAGGGAGAGTCATTGATGTTACTAAACTTGAGGCTGCTGAGAGACATTTGCTGATTGAAAAGCTTGTCAAACAAATCCAGGCTGATAACCTCCATTTACTCAGAAAGATAAGGAAGAGAATCGATGA GGTTGGTATAGAGTTACCAACGGTGGAAGTGAGGTTCAGTGACCTTTCTGTTGAAGCGGAATGTGAGGTAGTTCATGGAAAGCCTATCCCCACTCTTTGGAATAGTGTCAAAGGCATACTATCT GAGTTCATCTGTTCAAAGAAAGAAACCAAGATAAGCATCTTAAAAGGCTTGAGCGGTATCGTAAGGCCTGGAAG AATGACATTGTTGCTCGGTCCTCCTGGTTGTGGCAAAACCACTCTGTTACAGGCACTTTCTGGACGACTTGCCCCTTCAGTAAAG GTTGGAGGAGAAGTAAGTTACAATGGTTGCTTACTTTCAGAGTTTATTCCAGAGAAAACGTCGAGTTATATAAGTCAAAACGATCTGCATATTCCAGAGATGAGTGTGAGAGAGACGCTCGACTTCTCTGCGTGTTGCCAGGGCATCGGAAGCCGAATGG AAATTATGAAGGAGATCAGTAGAAGGGAGAAAGTCCGAGAAATTGTTCCAGATCCTGATATAGATGCTTACATGAAG GCAATATCTGTTATAGGTTTGAAAAACAATATGCAAACTGACTATATCTTAAAG ATCCTGGGACTCGATATCTGTGCAGATACACGAGTTGGAGATGCCTCGAGGCCTGGAATATCTGGTGGCCAAAAGAGGAGGTTGACAACAG GAGAACTGGTTGTGGGTCCAGCTACGACTCTGTTCATGGATGAAATATCGAATGGTTTGGACAGCTCAACTACGTTCCAGATAGTGTCATGTCTCCAGCAGTTGGCGCATATAGCTGGAGCCACCATATTGGTTTCACTTCTTCAGCCTGCACCAGAAACGTTTGAGCTTTTCGACGATGTGATTCTGATGGGCGAAGGAAAGATAATTTACCATGCTCCTCGAGCTGATATCTGCAGATTCTTTGAAGATTTTGGATttaagtgtccagagaggaaaGGCGTTGCTGACTTCCTCCAAGAG GTTATGTCTAAAAAAGATCAAGAACAATATTGGTGCCTGAGAGACAAGCCCTACAGTTATATATCTGTTGATTCATTCATCGACAAGTTTCAAGAATCAAATCTTGGGGTTCTGGTAAAGGAAGAACTCTCCAAGCCGTTTCAAAAGTCTCAGTCTCGCAAGGATGGTTTATGTTTTAGAAAATACTCATTGGGTAAATGGGAGATGCTTAAAGCTTGCTCGAGGAGAGAGTATCTTTTGATGAAACGCAACTCTTTCATTTACTTGTTCAAATCTGGACTG TTAGTTTTCAATGCGCTAGTAACAATGACCGTTTTTCTACAAGCTGGAGCTACGACGGATGCTCGTCATGGGAACTATCTTATGGGTTCTCTCTTCACTGCTCTGTTTAGACTTCTTGCTGATGGGCTTCCAGAGCTCACTTTGACTCTCTCTAGAATGGGAGTGTTCTGCAAACAAAAAGATTTATACTTCTATCCTGCTTGGGCATATGCAATCCCTTCAATTTTCTTAAAGATACCTCTTTCGGTTTTTGACTCGTTCCTTTGGACATTACTCACATATTATGCCATTGTTTACAGCCCCGAAGTCGGAAG GTTCTTTCGACAGTTCCTTATCTTATTTACATTCAACATTTCGTGTGTATCAATGTTTCGCGCCATAGCAGCAATCTTTCGCACGTTTGTTGCTTCCTCAATCATCGGAGCTATCTCTGTATTGTTTCTCTCATCATTCGGAGGCTTCGTTATTCCAAAAT CGTCCATGCCTGCTTGGCTGGAATGGGGATTTTGGATTTCTCCATTGTCATATGCTGAGATTGGTCTAACTGCAAATGAATTTTACGCTCCACGGTGGAGAAAG TTAATCTCTGGCAACACTACGGCCGGGGAACAAGTGTTAGATGTACGTGGACTGAATTTCGGAAGGCACTCTTATTGGATAGGTTTTGCGGCTTTAATCGGGTTTATATTCTTCTTCAATGTCCTCTACGCATTGGCTTTGACATATCGGAATA ATCCACAAAGATCCCGTGCTATTGTCTCTCATGGGAAGAATATTCAGCCCTCAGACGAAGATTTTAAGCCCTGTCCGTCCCGAGCTAAAACAG GAAAAATCATCTTGCCTTTCAAGCCCCTCAATGTCACATTTCAAAACGTGCAGTATCAGATTGAGACTCCTCAG GGAAAGAAGCGGCAGCTTCTCTCGGATGTGACAGGCGCATTGAAGCCCGGAGTTCTCACATCTCTGATGGGTGTCAGTGGAGCTGGTAAAACGACTCTTCTTGATGTCCTTTCTGGAAGGAAAACACGTGGTGACATCAAAGGAGAGATCCGAGTTGGAGGGTATCCTAAGGTTCAAGAAACTTTTGCACGAGTATCAGGTTACTGTGAACAGTTTGATATTCATTCTCCTAATATAACAGTGGAAGAGTCTTTGAAATACTCTGCTTGGCTTCGACTTCCCTATAACATCGATTCAAAGATCAAGAAT GAACTCGTCAATGAAGTTCTTGAGACAGTCGAGCTTGAGGATATTAAATATTCCATGGTGGGACTTCCAGGAGTTAGTGGTTTATCCACAGAACAACGCAAAAGGCTGACTATAGCTGTGGAGCTTGTTGCTAACCCTTCCATCATATTTATGGATGAACCTACCACAGGGCTAGACGCAAGAGCCGCTGCCATTGTTATGAGGGCTGTGAAAAATGTTGCTGAGACTGGGAGAACGGTTGTTTGCACGATCCACCAGCCGAGCATAGATATCTTCGAGACATTTGATGAG CTGATCCTAATGAAAAACGGGGGACAGCTTGTCTACTATGGCCCTCTTGGAAAACATTCAAGTAAAGTTATAGACTACTTTGAG AGAATTCCTGGAGTTCCAAAGATCCAAAAGAACTGTAATCCAGCCACCTGGATGTTAGATATTACTAGTAAATATACAGAGGAACAACTTGGAATGGATTTTGCACAAGCATACAAGGATTCAACTCTGTACAA GGAGAACAAACTGGTGGTTGAGAAACTGAGTTCTTCGTCTTTGGGATCAGAAGATTTGAGCTTTCCTTCGCGTTTTTCACAGACAGGTTGGGGGCAACTAAAGGCTTGCCTTTGGAAACAACATTGCTCGTATTGGAGAAACCCTTCTCACAATCTCACTCGCATAGTCTTCATGTTTCTCAACTCTACGTTATGTGGCCTTCTCTTCTGGCAAAAAGCTAAGGACAT AAATAATCAGCAAGATCTTTTCAGCATATTTGGCTCAATGTACACTCTAGTAATCTTCTCGGGTATAAACAACTGTGCAACAGTGATGAACTTCATTGCAACCGAACGCAACGTTTTCTACCGTGAAAGGTTTGCTCGGATGTATTCCTCATGGGCATACTCATTTTCTCAG GTCCTTGTTGAGATTCCATACTCATTACTCCAGTCCCTTCTATGTACTATAATCGTATATCCAATGATCGGTTACCATATGTCAGTCTACAAAATGTTTTGGAGCTGGTACAGCACTTTTTGCTCGTTGCTTGTCTTCAACTACTGTGGCATGCTTATGGTCGCTTTGACGCCTAACATCCATATGGCATTGACTCTACGGACGACTTTTTTCTCCATGGTAAATCTGTTTGCTGGCTTTACCATTCCGAAACAG AAAATCCCAAAATGGTGGATATGGATGTACTACTTGAGCCCCACATCATGGGTGTTGGAAGGCTTACTGAATTCGCAGTACGGAGATGTTGACAAAGAGATAATAGCATTTGGTGAGACGAAGAGAGTTTCAGCTTTCCTGGTGGATTACTTTGGTTACAGACATGACTCGTTGGCTCTTGTAGCGTTTGTCCTCATCGCTTTCCCCATTGTCGTGGCTTCTCTTTTTGCCTTCTTCATGAGCAAACTCAATTTCCAAAAGAAATAG
- the LOC103868363 gene encoding ABC transporter G family member 41 isoform X3, which translates to MAQTGADDDEKAQSLQAEFASGDDKEELRSQWATVERLPTYKRITTALFQRRDESSDKGRVIDVTKLEAAERHLLIEKLVKQIQADNLHLLRKIRKRIDEVGIELPTVEVRFSDLSVEAECEVVHGKPIPTLWNSVKGILSEFICSKKETKISILKGLSGIVRPGRMTLLLGPPGCGKTTLLQALSGRLAPSVKVGGEVSYNGCLLSEFIPEKTSSYISQNDLHIPEMSVRETLDFSACCQGIGSRMEIMKEISRREKVREIVPDPDIDAYMKAISVIGLKNNMQTDYILKILGLDICADTRVGDASRPGISGGQKRRLTTGELVVGPATTLFMDEISNGLDSSTTFQIVSCLQQLAHIAGATILVSLLQPAPETFELFDDVILMGEGKIIYHAPRADICRFFEDFGFKCPERKGVADFLQEVMSKKDQEQYWCLRDKPYSYISVDSFIDKFQESNLGVLVKEELSKPFQKSQSRKDGLCFRKYSLGKWEMLKACSRREYLLMKRNSFIYLFKSGLVTFLLLSKEGSIIIYHSMLNPLFFLQLVFNALVTMTVFLQAGATTDARHGNYLMGSLFTALFRLLADGLPELTLTLSRMGVFCKQKDLYFYPAWAYAIPSIFLKIPLSVFDSFLWTLLTYYAIVYSPEVGRFFRQFLILFTFNISCVSMFRAIAAIFRTFVASSIIGAISVLFLSSFGGFVIPKSSMPAWLEWGFWISPLSYAEIGLTANEFYAPRWRKLISGNTTAGEQVLDVRGLNFGRHSYWIGFAALIGFIFFFNVLYALALTYRNNPQRSRAIVSHGKNIQPSDEDFKPCPSRAKTGKIILPFKPLNVTFQNVQYQIETPQGKKRQLLSDVTGALKPGVLTSLMGVSGAGKTTLLDVLSGRKTRGDIKGEIRVGGYPKVQETFARVSGYCEQFDIHSPNITVEESLKYSAWLRLPYNIDSKIKNELVNEVLETVELEDIKYSMVGLPGVSGLSTEQRKRLTIAVELVANPSIIFMDEPTTGLDARAAAIVMRAVKNVAETGRTVVCTIHQPSIDIFETFDELILMKNGGQLVYYGPLGKHSSKVIDYFERIPGVPKIQKNCNPATWMLDITSKYTEEQLGMDFAQAYKDSTLYKENKLVVEKLSSSSLGSEDLSFPSRFSQTGWGQLKACLWKQHCSYWRNPSHNLTRIVFMFLNSTLCGLLFWQKAKDINNQQDLFSIFGSMYTLVIFSGINNCATVMNFIATERNVFYRERFARMYSSWAYSFSQVLVEIPYSLLQSLLCTIIVYPMIGYHMSVYKMFWSWYSTFCSLLVFNYCGMLMVALTPNIHMALTLRTTFFSMVNLFAGFTIPKQKIPKWWIWMYYLSPTSWVLEGLLNSQYGDVDKEIIAFGETKRVSAFLVDYFGYRHDSLALVAFVLIAFPIVVASLFAFFMSKLNFQKK; encoded by the exons ATGGCTCAAACAGGTGCAGATGATGATGAAAAGGCACAGTCTTTACAAGCTGAGTTTGCTTCTGGCGATGACAAGGAGGAGCTTCGGTCGCAGTGGGCTACAGTTGAGAGATTACCTACGTATAAAAGGATTACTACTGCTCTGTTTCAGAGAAGAGATGAATCTTCGGATAAAGGGAGAGTCATTGATGTTACTAAACTTGAGGCTGCTGAGAGACATTTGCTGATTGAAAAGCTTGTCAAACAAATCCAGGCTGATAACCTCCATTTACTCAGAAAGATAAGGAAGAGAATCGATGA GGTTGGTATAGAGTTACCAACGGTGGAAGTGAGGTTCAGTGACCTTTCTGTTGAAGCGGAATGTGAGGTAGTTCATGGAAAGCCTATCCCCACTCTTTGGAATAGTGTCAAAGGCATACTATCT GAGTTCATCTGTTCAAAGAAAGAAACCAAGATAAGCATCTTAAAAGGCTTGAGCGGTATCGTAAGGCCTGGAAG AATGACATTGTTGCTCGGTCCTCCTGGTTGTGGCAAAACCACTCTGTTACAGGCACTTTCTGGACGACTTGCCCCTTCAGTAAAG GTTGGAGGAGAAGTAAGTTACAATGGTTGCTTACTTTCAGAGTTTATTCCAGAGAAAACGTCGAGTTATATAAGTCAAAACGATCTGCATATTCCAGAGATGAGTGTGAGAGAGACGCTCGACTTCTCTGCGTGTTGCCAGGGCATCGGAAGCCGAATGG AAATTATGAAGGAGATCAGTAGAAGGGAGAAAGTCCGAGAAATTGTTCCAGATCCTGATATAGATGCTTACATGAAG GCAATATCTGTTATAGGTTTGAAAAACAATATGCAAACTGACTATATCTTAAAG ATCCTGGGACTCGATATCTGTGCAGATACACGAGTTGGAGATGCCTCGAGGCCTGGAATATCTGGTGGCCAAAAGAGGAGGTTGACAACAG GAGAACTGGTTGTGGGTCCAGCTACGACTCTGTTCATGGATGAAATATCGAATGGTTTGGACAGCTCAACTACGTTCCAGATAGTGTCATGTCTCCAGCAGTTGGCGCATATAGCTGGAGCCACCATATTGGTTTCACTTCTTCAGCCTGCACCAGAAACGTTTGAGCTTTTCGACGATGTGATTCTGATGGGCGAAGGAAAGATAATTTACCATGCTCCTCGAGCTGATATCTGCAGATTCTTTGAAGATTTTGGATttaagtgtccagagaggaaaGGCGTTGCTGACTTCCTCCAAGAG GTTATGTCTAAAAAAGATCAAGAACAATATTGGTGCCTGAGAGACAAGCCCTACAGTTATATATCTGTTGATTCATTCATCGACAAGTTTCAAGAATCAAATCTTGGGGTTCTGGTAAAGGAAGAACTCTCCAAGCCGTTTCAAAAGTCTCAGTCTCGCAAGGATGGTTTATGTTTTAGAAAATACTCATTGGGTAAATGGGAGATGCTTAAAGCTTGCTCGAGGAGAGAGTATCTTTTGATGAAACGCAACTCTTTCATTTACTTGTTCAAATCTGGACTGGTAACCTTCCTTCTACTCTCTAAAGAAGGTTCCATCATTATTTACCATTCTATGCTCAACCCCCTTTTTTTTCTGCAGTTAGTTTTCAATGCGCTAGTAACAATGACCGTTTTTCTACAAGCTGGAGCTACGACGGATGCTCGTCATGGGAACTATCTTATGGGTTCTCTCTTCACTGCTCTGTTTAGACTTCTTGCTGATGGGCTTCCAGAGCTCACTTTGACTCTCTCTAGAATGGGAGTGTTCTGCAAACAAAAAGATTTATACTTCTATCCTGCTTGGGCATATGCAATCCCTTCAATTTTCTTAAAGATACCTCTTTCGGTTTTTGACTCGTTCCTTTGGACATTACTCACATATTATGCCATTGTTTACAGCCCCGAAGTCGGAAG GTTCTTTCGACAGTTCCTTATCTTATTTACATTCAACATTTCGTGTGTATCAATGTTTCGCGCCATAGCAGCAATCTTTCGCACGTTTGTTGCTTCCTCAATCATCGGAGCTATCTCTGTATTGTTTCTCTCATCATTCGGAGGCTTCGTTATTCCAAAAT CGTCCATGCCTGCTTGGCTGGAATGGGGATTTTGGATTTCTCCATTGTCATATGCTGAGATTGGTCTAACTGCAAATGAATTTTACGCTCCACGGTGGAGAAAG TTAATCTCTGGCAACACTACGGCCGGGGAACAAGTGTTAGATGTACGTGGACTGAATTTCGGAAGGCACTCTTATTGGATAGGTTTTGCGGCTTTAATCGGGTTTATATTCTTCTTCAATGTCCTCTACGCATTGGCTTTGACATATCGGAATA ATCCACAAAGATCCCGTGCTATTGTCTCTCATGGGAAGAATATTCAGCCCTCAGACGAAGATTTTAAGCCCTGTCCGTCCCGAGCTAAAACAG GAAAAATCATCTTGCCTTTCAAGCCCCTCAATGTCACATTTCAAAACGTGCAGTATCAGATTGAGACTCCTCAG GGAAAGAAGCGGCAGCTTCTCTCGGATGTGACAGGCGCATTGAAGCCCGGAGTTCTCACATCTCTGATGGGTGTCAGTGGAGCTGGTAAAACGACTCTTCTTGATGTCCTTTCTGGAAGGAAAACACGTGGTGACATCAAAGGAGAGATCCGAGTTGGAGGGTATCCTAAGGTTCAAGAAACTTTTGCACGAGTATCAGGTTACTGTGAACAGTTTGATATTCATTCTCCTAATATAACAGTGGAAGAGTCTTTGAAATACTCTGCTTGGCTTCGACTTCCCTATAACATCGATTCAAAGATCAAGAAT GAACTCGTCAATGAAGTTCTTGAGACAGTCGAGCTTGAGGATATTAAATATTCCATGGTGGGACTTCCAGGAGTTAGTGGTTTATCCACAGAACAACGCAAAAGGCTGACTATAGCTGTGGAGCTTGTTGCTAACCCTTCCATCATATTTATGGATGAACCTACCACAGGGCTAGACGCAAGAGCCGCTGCCATTGTTATGAGGGCTGTGAAAAATGTTGCTGAGACTGGGAGAACGGTTGTTTGCACGATCCACCAGCCGAGCATAGATATCTTCGAGACATTTGATGAG CTGATCCTAATGAAAAACGGGGGACAGCTTGTCTACTATGGCCCTCTTGGAAAACATTCAAGTAAAGTTATAGACTACTTTGAG AGAATTCCTGGAGTTCCAAAGATCCAAAAGAACTGTAATCCAGCCACCTGGATGTTAGATATTACTAGTAAATATACAGAGGAACAACTTGGAATGGATTTTGCACAAGCATACAAGGATTCAACTCTGTACAA GGAGAACAAACTGGTGGTTGAGAAACTGAGTTCTTCGTCTTTGGGATCAGAAGATTTGAGCTTTCCTTCGCGTTTTTCACAGACAGGTTGGGGGCAACTAAAGGCTTGCCTTTGGAAACAACATTGCTCGTATTGGAGAAACCCTTCTCACAATCTCACTCGCATAGTCTTCATGTTTCTCAACTCTACGTTATGTGGCCTTCTCTTCTGGCAAAAAGCTAAGGACAT AAATAATCAGCAAGATCTTTTCAGCATATTTGGCTCAATGTACACTCTAGTAATCTTCTCGGGTATAAACAACTGTGCAACAGTGATGAACTTCATTGCAACCGAACGCAACGTTTTCTACCGTGAAAGGTTTGCTCGGATGTATTCCTCATGGGCATACTCATTTTCTCAG GTCCTTGTTGAGATTCCATACTCATTACTCCAGTCCCTTCTATGTACTATAATCGTATATCCAATGATCGGTTACCATATGTCAGTCTACAAAATGTTTTGGAGCTGGTACAGCACTTTTTGCTCGTTGCTTGTCTTCAACTACTGTGGCATGCTTATGGTCGCTTTGACGCCTAACATCCATATGGCATTGACTCTACGGACGACTTTTTTCTCCATGGTAAATCTGTTTGCTGGCTTTACCATTCCGAAACAG AAAATCCCAAAATGGTGGATATGGATGTACTACTTGAGCCCCACATCATGGGTGTTGGAAGGCTTACTGAATTCGCAGTACGGAGATGTTGACAAAGAGATAATAGCATTTGGTGAGACGAAGAGAGTTTCAGCTTTCCTGGTGGATTACTTTGGTTACAGACATGACTCGTTGGCTCTTGTAGCGTTTGTCCTCATCGCTTTCCCCATTGTCGTGGCTTCTCTTTTTGCCTTCTTCATGAGCAAACTCAATTTCCAAAAGAAATAG